Part of the Candidatus Krumholzibacteriota bacterium genome is shown below.
GCCCTTTTCTTCGACCGGCTCGCCCACCTCGCCATGCCCGCGTTCGTCCTCGGCGTCGCGTCGGCGGCGGGGATCGCCCGCTACATGCGCGGGAGCATGCTGGACGTGATGCGCGAGGATTTCATCCGGACGGCGCGCGCGAAGGGGCTCCCGGAACGGACAATCTACCTCAAGCACGCGCTCAGGAACGCGGCGATCCCGGTCGTGACGATCATCGGGCTCAGCATCCCCTTCCTCCTCGGCGGGGCCGTCGTCACCGAGAAGATCTTCTCGTGGCCGGGCATGGGGCAGCTCACGGTGAACGCCATCTACACGAGGGACTATCCCGTCGTCCTCGCCGTCAACTTCGTCGTCGCCGTGATGACGATCGGGGGCACGCTGCTCGCCGACGTCGGATACGCGCTCCTCGATCCGCGCGTGGGCGGCGGGGGAAGGGACGGGTCATGAGCGCGGCCACCGGAAGCGGCCCGGGAAAACGGCCGCCAGGCGGACTCTGGTCGTCGGGCTGGTCGAGGTTCAGGCGGAACCGGCTCGGGATGGCGGGGCTCGTCATCGTCGCCGCGCTCTATCTCGTCGCCCTCCTCGCGCCGCTTCTCACCCCGTACGATCCCGTCGAGCAGGGGGACGTCCCGCGGATGCGTTTCCAACCGCCGAGCATCTCGCACCCGCTCGGCACCGACAAGTTCGGGCGCGACGTCTGCGCCCGCATCATCTACGGTTCGCGGGTCTCCCTGACGATCGGCATCGTGGCCGTCGCGATCAGCGCCTCGCTCGGCGCCGCCGTCGGCGCGCTCGCAGGCTATCTCGGCGGGACGGCCGATGCGGTCATCATGCGGATCGTCGACGCCCTGATGTCGATCCCGCGCATCTTCCTCCTGCTCACCTGCATCGCGCTCTTTCCGGGATCGATCTGGCTCATCGTCCTCCTGCTGGGAGCGACCGGCTGGATGGCGACGGCCCGCCTCGTCCGCGGGCAGGTGCTCTCGCTCCGGCGGCGCGATTTCATTCTCGCCGCCGAGGCTCTCGGCGCCGGCGGACGACGGATCGTCCTGCGTCATCTCATACCCAACACGCTCACCGTCATCGTCGTCTCGGCCACTCTCCGCATCGGCGGGATCATCCTCACCGAGGCGGCCTTGAGCTATCTCGGCCTCGGCGTGCCGCCGCCGACGCCGAGCTGGGGACAGATGGTGTTCGCCGGCCGGGAGGTCATCCTCGACTCGTGGTGGGTTTCCGCTTTTCCCGGGCTGGCGATCGCTGTTACAGTCGTTGGGTACAACCTGCTGGGGGACGGGCTCAGGGACGCCTTCGATCCCCGGTGGGATTCCTAGGGCGCGCCGCGGAAGGATGCCGATCCGATGGAGCCGCTGCTCGAGATCCGCGACCTCATGACCTTCTTCGAGACGGAGGAGGGGACGGCGCGCGCCGTCGACGGCGTGAGCTTCGAGGTGGGGCGCGGCGAGACGGTGGGGCTTGTCGGCGAATCCGGGTGCGGCAAGAGCGTGACCGCCCTCTCCGTCATGCGGCTCGTCGATCCCCCCGGCAGGATCGCCGGCGGGCGCATCCTCTTCGAGGGTCGCGATCTTCTCGCCATCCCCGAGAAGGAGATGCGGCGCGTCCGCGGCAACGACATCTCGATCGTCTTCCAGGAGCCGCTGTCGAGCCTCAATCCCGTCTTCACCTGCGGGGAGCAGGTCCGCGAGGCGATCGCGCTGCACCGCGGGCTCGGCCGGCGGGCATCGCGCGACGAGGCGATCGAGATGCTGCGGCTCGTCCGCATCCCCGAGCCAGAGAAACGCTACCGCGCCTACCCGCACCAGATGAGCGGCGGCATGCGGCAGCGGGTGATGATCGCGATGGCCCTCTCCTGCCAGCCGAAGCTTTTGCTCGCCGACGAGCCCAGCACCGCGCTCGACGTCTCGGTGCAGGCGCAGATCATCGAGCTCCTTCTCGACCTTCGCGGGCGGCTCGGGATGGCGGTGCTGCTGATCACGCACGACCTCGCCGTCGTCGCGCAGATGGCCGACCGCGTCGTCGTGATGTACGCCGGGGTCGTCGTCGAGGAGGCGCCGCTCGGGGCGCTCTTCGACTCCCCCGCGCATCCGTACACGCAGGGGCTCCTCGCGTCCCTGCCGCGGGTCGGCGATCGCGCCGGACGTCTCGCGACGATCCCTGGCGCCGTCCCCGATCCGCTCTATCGGCCG
Proteins encoded:
- a CDS encoding ABC transporter ATP-binding protein gives rise to the protein MEPLLEIRDLMTFFETEEGTARAVDGVSFEVGRGETVGLVGESGCGKSVTALSVMRLVDPPGRIAGGRILFEGRDLLAIPEKEMRRVRGNDISIVFQEPLSSLNPVFTCGEQVREAIALHRGLGRRASRDEAIEMLRLVRIPEPEKRYRAYPHQMSGGMRQRVMIAMALSCQPKLLLADEPSTALDVSVQAQIIELLLDLRGRLGMAVLLITHDLAVVAQMADRVVVMYAGVVVEEAPLGALFDSPAHPYTQGLLASLPRVGDRAGRLATIPGAVPDPLYRPAGCRFADRCPKRFDRCGEEPPLFETGPARRSRCWLARGGA
- a CDS encoding ABC transporter permease; the encoded protein is MSAATGSGPGKRPPGGLWSSGWSRFRRNRLGMAGLVIVAALYLVALLAPLLTPYDPVEQGDVPRMRFQPPSISHPLGTDKFGRDVCARIIYGSRVSLTIGIVAVAISASLGAAVGALAGYLGGTADAVIMRIVDALMSIPRIFLLLTCIALFPGSIWLIVLLLGATGWMATARLVRGQVLSLRRRDFILAAEALGAGGRRIVLRHLIPNTLTVIVVSATLRIGGIILTEAALSYLGLGVPPPTPSWGQMVFAGREVILDSWWVSAFPGLAIAVTVVGYNLLGDGLRDAFDPRWDS